A portion of the Flavobacterium limnophilum genome contains these proteins:
- a CDS encoding NAD(P)-dependent oxidoreductase: protein MKIAIIGATGFVGSSILNELASRNHEITAIARNPKKDEKPNINWQKADVNNIEELSKILAGNDIVVSAYNPGWTNPNIYNDSISGAKAIQEAVKKSGVKRFITIGGAGSLYIAPNLQLIDTPEFPKEIFDGANAARDYLNIIKEEKDLDWAFFSPAIEMHQGTKTGRTGKYRLGLENPIFNDEQRSILSVEDLAVVIADEVETPKHHQVRFTAAY from the coding sequence ATGAAAATCGCAATTATTGGAGCCACTGGATTTGTAGGTTCCAGCATTTTGAACGAATTGGCCAGCAGAAACCACGAAATTACGGCCATAGCCAGAAATCCAAAAAAAGATGAAAAACCAAACATCAATTGGCAAAAAGCAGACGTAAACAACATTGAAGAATTATCTAAAATCCTTGCTGGAAATGATATTGTTGTGAGTGCCTACAATCCAGGATGGACCAATCCAAACATTTATAACGATTCCATATCTGGGGCAAAAGCCATTCAGGAAGCGGTGAAAAAATCAGGAGTAAAAAGGTTTATCACCATTGGTGGAGCGGGAAGTTTATACATTGCACCCAATCTACAATTGATTGACACTCCTGAATTTCCAAAAGAAATATTTGACGGGGCAAATGCCGCAAGGGATTATTTGAATATTATTAAAGAAGAAAAAGACTTGGATTGGGCTTTTTTCAGTCCAGCCATCGAAATGCATCAGGGAACCAAAACAGGAAGAACCGGAAAGTACCGTTTGGGATTGGAAAATCCTATTTTTAATGATGAACAACGAAGCATTTTGTCGGTGGAAGATTTGGCCGTTGTCATTGCCGACGAAGTGGAAACTCCAAAACACCACCAGGTTCGTTTTACGGCAGCCTACTAA
- a CDS encoding YfbK domain-containing protein translates to MVTISAKDLEMQKSVSVSEALQGKVAGVQITNSQESLNPEYYYQTNKIKLIPGKKIVTGLTSLAVEQSATTIAIRGSATITQSNNPLYIIDGVPANANDFKQLKPENVKNIDVLKDASATSLYGSRASNGVIIINTKNGTYQNLSKKELEKRLKKLDKNKKPEQKVLPPKSIEVSQEDYDNFVENQFESPKSAPLSTFSIDVDNASYTNVRRFINNGQTVPKDAVRVEEMMNFFKYKYPQPQDQHPFSINTEYSDCPWNPNHQLLKIGLQGKNIPTESLPASNLVFLIDVSGSMSNPNKLPLLKQSLKILVNELRKKDKVAIVVYAGAAGMVLPPTSGEEKQNIINALENLNAGGSTAGGAGIELAYKLAQENLIKGGNNRVILATDGDFNVGASSNTDMQTLIEEKRKSGVFLTCLGYGMGNYKDSKMKTLSDKGNGNYAYIDNIQEANRFLGKEFKGSMFAIAKDVKIQIEFNPKQVQAYRLIGYENRKLRPEDFTNDAIDAGELGSNHTVTALYEVIPAGVKSEFLNNQPDLKYTKVATNDNSYSDELATIKFRYKKPDGDKSIEMVKVIENKSIPLKNSSDDFKFSTAVAWFGLKLRDSNLVPNKSTEDIKKLAKEGLSNDEDGYKVEFIRLVETVK, encoded by the coding sequence ATGGTTACTATTTCTGCAAAGGATTTGGAAATGCAGAAATCAGTCAGTGTTAGTGAAGCCCTTCAAGGAAAAGTTGCAGGAGTACAAATTACAAACAGCCAAGAATCTTTAAATCCAGAATATTATTATCAAACAAATAAGATCAAATTAATTCCAGGGAAAAAAATAGTTACTGGACTTACTTCACTAGCTGTAGAACAATCAGCTACAACAATTGCAATTCGAGGTAGTGCAACCATCACACAATCCAACAATCCTTTATATATTATTGATGGAGTCCCTGCAAATGCTAATGATTTCAAACAATTAAAACCCGAAAATGTTAAAAATATAGATGTCCTTAAAGATGCCTCAGCAACTTCTTTATACGGAAGTAGAGCTTCCAATGGAGTGATTATCATAAATACAAAAAACGGAACTTATCAAAACCTTTCAAAAAAAGAATTAGAAAAAAGACTCAAAAAACTGGACAAAAACAAAAAACCGGAACAAAAAGTATTACCACCAAAATCTATTGAAGTTTCTCAAGAAGACTATGATAATTTTGTGGAAAATCAATTCGAAAGTCCTAAATCAGCACCGTTATCTACTTTCTCCATTGATGTTGACAATGCTTCGTACACGAATGTAAGACGCTTTATCAACAACGGACAAACCGTGCCTAAAGACGCTGTGAGAGTCGAAGAAATGATGAATTTTTTCAAGTATAAATATCCACAACCACAAGACCAGCATCCGTTTTCGATTAACACGGAATACAGCGATTGCCCTTGGAATCCAAATCACCAATTGCTCAAAATTGGCTTGCAAGGCAAAAACATTCCAACCGAAAGTTTGCCAGCTTCCAACTTGGTTTTCTTAATTGACGTTTCAGGTTCGATGAGCAATCCTAACAAATTGCCATTGCTGAAACAATCGTTGAAAATTTTGGTCAACGAACTCCGAAAAAAAGACAAAGTAGCCATTGTGGTTTATGCTGGAGCAGCCGGAATGGTTTTACCTCCGACGTCTGGTGAAGAGAAACAAAACATCATCAATGCTTTGGAAAATCTAAACGCTGGCGGAAGCACGGCTGGCGGCGCAGGAATAGAATTGGCTTATAAATTAGCACAAGAAAATCTCATCAAAGGCGGAAACAACCGAGTAATTCTGGCTACTGACGGCGATTTTAATGTTGGCGCATCCTCCAATACCGATATGCAAACCTTGATTGAAGAAAAAAGAAAATCAGGCGTTTTCTTGACTTGCTTGGGTTACGGAATGGGGAATTACAAAGACAGCAAAATGAAAACTTTATCCGATAAAGGCAACGGAAATTATGCCTATATCGACAATATTCAGGAAGCCAATCGTTTTTTGGGGAAAGAATTCAAAGGTTCGATGTTTGCCATCGCCAAAGACGTAAAAATCCAAATCGAATTCAATCCAAAACAGGTTCAAGCCTACCGATTGATTGGATATGAAAACAGAAAATTACGTCCAGAAGATTTCACCAATGACGCCATCGATGCGGGAGAATTAGGAAGCAACCACACTGTTACGGCTTTGTATGAAGTGATTCCAGCCGGAGTGAAAAGCGAATTTTTGAACAACCAACCCGATTTGAAATATACCAAAGTTGCCACTAATGATAACAGCTATTCTGACGAACTGGCCACTATTAAATTCCGTTATAAAAAACCCGATGGAGACAAAAGTATCGAAATGGTAAAAGTGATTGAAAACAAATCCATTCCATTGAAAAATTCCTCCGATGATTTCAAATTCAGTACTGCCGTGGCTTGGTTTGGATTGAAATTGAGAGATTCTAATCTAGTTCCGAACAAATCTACGGAAGATATTAAAAAACTAGCGAAAGAAGGATTGTCCAATGATGAAGACGGTTACAAAGTTGAATTTATTAGATTAGTCGAAACTGTGAAATAA
- a CDS encoding prohibitin family protein gives MILLIIIGVILLIVSFAVKSNASNPFFKFSNTLKMIGVVVIALGIFSSMFKQIDAGKVGVKSLYGSVQSDVLESGLHLINPLLDVTDFDIQTQNYTMSADHSEGAQEGDDAIRVLSNDGLEVVIDLTVLYKISPTDAPKIFKQIGVNYTDKIVRPVTRTRIRDNAVYYDAVALYSTKRNEFQQRIFKTIEADFKTRGLILEQLLIRNINLPASVKTTIESKINAEQDAQKMQFVLQKEKQEAERKRVEAQGIADYQRIISTGLTDKQLQYEQIKAQKEIATSPNTKIIFMGKGSAPVILSDK, from the coding sequence ATGATACTATTAATTATTATTGGGGTTATATTACTGATTGTAAGTTTTGCTGTAAAAAGCAATGCCAGCAATCCGTTTTTCAAGTTTTCGAATACGCTTAAAATGATTGGGGTTGTTGTAATTGCATTGGGGATTTTTTCATCGATGTTCAAGCAAATTGATGCTGGAAAAGTGGGGGTTAAATCACTTTACGGAAGTGTTCAATCCGACGTTTTGGAAAGTGGATTGCATTTGATAAATCCGCTTTTGGACGTAACGGATTTTGACATTCAAACCCAGAATTACACGATGTCTGCCGATCATAGTGAGGGTGCGCAAGAAGGCGATGATGCCATTCGTGTCTTGTCGAATGATGGATTGGAAGTGGTTATTGATTTAACCGTTTTGTATAAAATTTCACCTACGGATGCACCAAAAATATTCAAACAAATTGGCGTAAATTATACGGATAAAATTGTGCGTCCCGTTACCAGAACCCGTATTCGTGACAACGCTGTTTATTATGACGCCGTGGCTTTATATTCAACAAAAAGAAACGAATTTCAGCAACGAATTTTCAAAACTATCGAAGCCGATTTTAAAACTAGGGGATTGATTTTAGAGCAATTATTGATTCGAAACATCAATCTTCCCGCTTCTGTCAAAACGACTATCGAAAGCAAAATCAACGCAGAACAAGATGCACAAAAAATGCAGTTTGTTTTGCAGAAAGAAAAACAAGAAGCCGAAAGAAAACGGGTGGAAGCTCAAGGTATTGCCGATTATCAAAGAATTATTTCTACGGGACTAACCGATAAGCAATTGCAATACGAACAAATTAAAGCGCAAAAAGAAATCGCAACATCTCCAAATACCAAAATTATTTTTATGGGAAAAGGAAGTGCACCAGTAATTTTGTCTGACAAATAG
- the meaB gene encoding methylmalonyl Co-A mutase-associated GTPase MeaB, with protein sequence MTNKKQHTSSLHEKPGVSQPESISSKAVNQVQKYRKTQPSSKELIDGILSKNISALSRAITLVESTNVNHLAKANEVITACLPHANQSVRIGITGVPGVGKSTFIESFGKYLTSLGKKVAVLAVDPSSTISHGSILGDKTRMEELVKDPNAFIRPSASGETLGGVARKTREAITLCEAAGFDTILIETVGVGQSETAVHGMVDFFLLLKISGAGDELQGIKRGIMEMADAIIINKADGDNIKKANLAKAEFSRALHLFPAKKSGWIPTTATCSAITHEGIPEVWETILKFIELTKGNNYFFEKRKEQNQYWMLETINEQLKTNFYNHPEIQNLLDSTKKAVQNNELSPFAAAQLLLEKYRA encoded by the coding sequence TTGACCAATAAAAAACAACATACGAGTAGTTTACACGAAAAACCTGGTGTTTCCCAACCAGAATCCATCAGTTCAAAAGCAGTCAACCAAGTCCAGAAATATAGAAAAACACAACCTTCTTCAAAAGAGTTGATTGACGGGATTTTGTCTAAAAACATTTCTGCTTTGAGTCGAGCGATTACTTTGGTCGAAAGCACCAACGTCAACCATTTGGCGAAAGCCAATGAAGTGATTACTGCCTGCTTGCCACACGCCAATCAATCGGTTCGGATAGGAATCACGGGAGTTCCCGGTGTTGGAAAAAGTACTTTTATAGAATCTTTTGGGAAATATTTGACTTCCTTGGGGAAAAAAGTGGCCGTTTTAGCCGTTGATCCCAGCAGCACAATTTCGCACGGGAGCATTTTGGGAGACAAAACCCGAATGGAAGAATTGGTAAAAGACCCCAATGCCTTTATCAGGCCTTCAGCTTCGGGAGAAACTTTGGGTGGCGTGGCTCGAAAAACCAGGGAAGCCATCACGCTTTGTGAAGCTGCTGGTTTTGACACGATACTCATAGAAACCGTTGGCGTTGGACAAAGCGAAACCGCCGTTCACGGAATGGTGGATTTCTTTTTACTGTTGAAAATTTCCGGTGCCGGCGACGAACTGCAAGGCATCAAACGGGGGATTATGGAAATGGCCGATGCCATCATCATCAACAAAGCGGATGGCGACAATATCAAAAAAGCAAATTTGGCAAAAGCGGAATTCAGCAGGGCTTTGCATTTATTTCCCGCCAAGAAATCGGGTTGGATACCAACGACTGCCACTTGCAGCGCCATAACTCACGAAGGAATTCCGGAAGTTTGGGAAACAATTTTAAAGTTTATTGAACTCACAAAAGGAAATAATTATTTCTTCGAAAAACGAAAAGAGCAGAATCAATATTGGATGTTGGAAACCATCAACGAGCAATTGAAAACTAACTTTTACAATCATCCTGAAATTCAAAATCTTTTGGATTCCACAAAAAAAGCGGTGCAAAACAATGAATTATCACCTTTCGCAGCCGCTCAATTATTGTTGGAAAAATATCGTGCTTAA
- a CDS encoding Rrf2 family transcriptional regulator: MISGKFAITIHILTLLSKFPDDYLSSEFIAGSMNLHPVLVRKEIANLKKNNIVESKEGKNGGTKLSKSASSISLDAIYKITFETVSLGFSKNTPNPKCPVGKKINENLENLYEDINEKISLQLKGISLEDFSNQF; the protein is encoded by the coding sequence ATGATTTCAGGCAAATTTGCAATAACCATTCACATCCTTACACTGCTCTCCAAATTCCCGGACGACTATTTGTCCTCTGAATTTATAGCGGGAAGCATGAACTTGCACCCGGTTTTGGTCAGGAAAGAAATTGCCAACCTGAAGAAAAACAATATTGTAGAAAGCAAGGAAGGTAAAAATGGAGGCACAAAACTATCCAAATCGGCTTCCAGTATTTCATTGGATGCCATTTACAAAATAACTTTTGAAACAGTATCATTGGGCTTTTCAAAAAACACACCTAACCCCAAATGCCCTGTTGGGAAAAAAATCAATGAAAATTTGGAGAATTTATACGAGGATATCAACGAGAAAATTAGCCTGCAATTGAAAGGTATTTCATTGGAAGATTTTTCGAACCAATTTTAA
- the mtaB gene encoding tRNA (N(6)-L-threonylcarbamoyladenosine(37)-C(2))-methylthiotransferase MtaB: MENRKKVAFYTLGCKLNFSETSTIARSFHDEGFDRVDFEEVADMYVINTCSVTENADKQFKQVVRKAMKLNNKAFVAAIGCYAQLKPEELANVDGVDLVLGATEKFKITDYINDLSKNDFGEVHSCEIEEADFYVGSYSIGDRTRAFLKVQDGCDYKCTYCTIPLARGISRSDELENVLKNAKEISEQGIKEIVLTGVNIGDYGKGEFGNKKHEHTFLELVQELDKVEGIERLRISSIEPNLLKNETIEFVSKSRTFVPHFHIPLQSGSNEILKLMKRRYLREIYTERVNKIREVMPDACIGVDVIVGFPGETDEHFLETYHFLNDLDISYLHVFTYSERDNTEAAEMEGIVPANVRAKRSKMLRGLSVKKRRAFYESQIGTNRTVLFESDNKEGYIHGFTENYVRVKTPWNPELANTLQEINLTKIDEDGSVRLEFLNIEV, from the coding sequence ATGGAAAATAGAAAAAAAGTAGCGTTCTACACGCTAGGTTGCAAATTGAATTTTTCGGAAACTTCAACCATTGCCAGAAGTTTTCATGACGAAGGTTTTGACCGCGTCGATTTTGAAGAAGTGGCTGATATGTATGTTATCAACACCTGTTCGGTAACTGAAAATGCCGATAAACAATTCAAGCAAGTCGTGCGAAAAGCGATGAAACTCAATAACAAAGCTTTTGTAGCCGCCATTGGTTGTTATGCCCAATTAAAACCCGAAGAATTAGCCAATGTTGATGGAGTTGACTTGGTTCTAGGTGCCACCGAAAAGTTTAAAATCACCGATTACATCAACGATTTGTCCAAAAACGATTTTGGTGAAGTGCATTCCTGCGAAATCGAGGAAGCCGATTTTTATGTGGGAAGTTATTCCATTGGTGACAGGACTCGTGCTTTCTTGAAAGTGCAAGACGGTTGCGATTACAAATGTACCTATTGCACGATACCATTGGCGCGAGGAATTTCTCGAAGTGACGAATTGGAAAATGTGTTGAAAAACGCCAAAGAAATTTCAGAACAAGGAATCAAAGAAATTGTTTTGACTGGCGTAAACATTGGTGATTACGGAAAAGGGGAATTTGGAAACAAAAAACACGAACATACTTTCTTGGAATTAGTTCAGGAATTGGATAAAGTCGAAGGAATCGAAAGATTGCGAATTTCCTCCATCGAACCAAATTTATTGAAAAATGAAACCATCGAATTCGTATCCAAAAGCCGAACTTTTGTACCGCATTTTCATATTCCGTTGCAATCCGGAAGCAATGAAATCCTGAAGTTGATGAAACGCCGTTACCTTCGAGAAATATACACAGAAAGAGTAAATAAAATTCGGGAAGTGATGCCCGATGCTTGCATTGGCGTGGACGTGATTGTTGGTTTTCCTGGTGAAACCGACGAGCATTTCTTGGAAACCTATCATTTTTTGAATGATTTAGACATTTCTTATTTACACGTTTTTACTTATTCGGAACGTGACAATACGGAAGCCGCCGAAATGGAAGGCATTGTTCCTGCCAATGTCCGAGCCAAAAGAAGTAAAATGTTGCGTGGATTGTCGGTAAAAAAACGTCGAGCTTTTTATGAAAGCCAAATTGGGACCAACAGAACCGTTCTTTTCGAAAGTGATAATAAAGAAGGTTACATTCACGGATTTACCGAAAATTACGTCCGAGTGAAAACACCTTGGAATCCAGAATTGGCCAACACTTTACAAGAAATTAATTTGACAAAAATTGACGAAGATGGAAGTGTAAGACTGGAATTCCTGAATATTGAAGTGTAA
- a CDS encoding MATE family efflux transporter, with product MNLFQYTKEFSYNLKLAFPVILGMLGHTLIGIVDNFMVGNLGSTELAAVSLGNSFIFIGMSLGIGFSTAITPLIAEADAEKNDKKIRTTFHHGLLLCTLLGIAIFILIVLAKPIMRLMNQPEAVVELAAPYIDWVAFSLIPVIIFQGYKQFADGLSQTKYSMYAIYLANVVHVFFNYVLIYGVWGFPKFGILGAALGTVISRIMMVVFMHYILRQNLAFKRYFKNFTFKEIKKSILKKIINLGLPSAMQMLFEVTLFTAAIWLSGSLGKNSQAANQIALTLASSTFMVAMGFSVAAMIRVSNAKGMKDYKQLITVARSIFLLAIMVEIFFALVFVVSHNFLPHLFLNISDASQQFDNTEIIFIASKLLLVAAVFQISDGIQVVVLGALRGLQDVKIPMYITFVAYWVVGFPISYYLGKHTNLGATGIWIGLLAGLTAAALFLYIRFARLTKRLVLENL from the coding sequence TTGAATTTATTCCAATACACAAAAGAGTTCTCCTATAATTTAAAACTGGCTTTTCCCGTTATTTTGGGAATGCTGGGGCATACCTTGATAGGAATAGTAGATAATTTTATGGTTGGAAACCTTGGTTCCACCGAGCTGGCGGCGGTTTCGCTGGGCAATAGTTTTATTTTCATAGGAATGTCGTTGGGAATTGGATTTTCCACGGCCATCACGCCTTTGATAGCAGAAGCCGATGCCGAAAAAAACGACAAAAAAATCCGAACTACTTTTCACCACGGATTGTTGTTGTGTACGCTTTTGGGAATAGCCATTTTTATCTTGATTGTTTTGGCTAAGCCAATAATGCGCTTGATGAACCAACCCGAAGCGGTTGTCGAATTGGCCGCACCTTATATTGATTGGGTTGCGTTTTCGTTGATTCCGGTTATTATTTTCCAAGGATACAAGCAATTTGCTGACGGTTTGTCGCAAACCAAATATTCGATGTATGCCATTTATTTGGCCAATGTGGTTCACGTTTTCTTTAATTATGTGTTGATTTATGGAGTTTGGGGTTTTCCAAAATTTGGAATTCTTGGAGCGGCATTGGGAACCGTGATTTCTAGAATTATGATGGTGGTTTTTATGCACTACATCCTTCGACAAAATTTAGCTTTCAAACGATATTTCAAGAATTTTACCTTCAAGGAAATCAAGAAATCTATTTTGAAGAAAATCATTAATCTGGGATTGCCATCCGCGATGCAAATGTTGTTTGAGGTGACTTTATTTACGGCGGCAATATGGCTTTCGGGTTCGCTGGGCAAGAACAGTCAGGCGGCGAATCAGATTGCGTTGACACTGGCTTCTTCTACTTTTATGGTGGCAATGGGTTTTAGTGTGGCGGCAATGATTCGAGTTAGTAATGCCAAAGGGATGAAAGATTACAAGCAATTAATTACCGTGGCCCGCTCCATTTTTTTATTGGCCATTATGGTCGAAATTTTCTTTGCACTTGTTTTCGTGGTTTCGCATAATTTCTTGCCGCATTTATTTTTGAACATATCCGATGCTTCTCAACAATTTGACAATACTGAAATAATATTTATTGCCTCCAAACTGCTTTTAGTTGCGGCTGTTTTTCAAATTTCTGATGGAATTCAAGTGGTTGTTTTGGGAGCTTTGAGAGGTTTGCAAGACGTGAAAATTCCAATGTACATTACTTTCGTGGCTTATTGGGTTGTGGGATTTCCAATTTCCTATTATTTGGGAAAACATACAAATTTGGGAGCAACCGGAATTTGGATTGGGCTTTTGGCTGGATTAACGGCGGCAGCTTTATTTTTGTATATTCGCTTTGCGAGATTGACCAAAAGATTGGTATTGGAAAACCTGTAA
- a CDS encoding RNA polymerase sigma factor: MHRDAQRQMYELMAPKLYRTCKRYLKKEEEIEEALADAFYTIFTKLDQLKEFGAFEAWSRKITVNHCLATIKKNTNFNLYLDDVKILSQPFTDEVTELEEEDLLNLLNHIPEGCKTIFNLFVIEGYGHKEIAIMLNISEGTSKSQLNASKTKLKELVNNLYYQKAR; the protein is encoded by the coding sequence ATGCACCGAGATGCCCAGCGTCAAATGTATGAGCTTATGGCTCCAAAACTGTACCGCACTTGCAAGCGCTACCTAAAGAAAGAAGAAGAAATAGAAGAAGCCTTGGCCGACGCTTTCTATACTATTTTTACAAAACTCGACCAGCTCAAAGAGTTTGGTGCTTTTGAAGCCTGGTCCCGAAAAATTACGGTCAATCATTGTTTGGCAACCATCAAGAAAAACACCAACTTCAATTTGTATCTCGATGATGTCAAAATCCTTTCGCAACCCTTTACAGACGAAGTAACGGAACTCGAAGAGGAAGATTTACTGAATTTGCTCAATCACATTCCCGAAGGTTGCAAGACTATTTTTAATCTTTTCGTTATCGAAGGGTATGGCCACAAAGAAATTGCGATTATGCTCAACATTTCCGAAGGCACATCCAAATCACAATTGAATGCTTCGAAAACCAAGCTAAAGGAATTAGTAAACAATTTGTATTACCAAAAAGCGAGATAG
- a CDS encoding 3-ketoacyl-ACP reductase, translating to MTDLKNKNALITGAGKGIGKAIALALAKEGVNVILLARNQDEIDNVAAKARSLRVKALTITADVADINSVNAAVEKALAEFKTIDILINNAGIAAFGKFLELEPAAWERIIQVNLMGTYYVTRAVLPNMIERQTGDIINISSTAGLNGNALTSAYSASKFAVLGLTDSLMQEVRKHNIRVTALTPSTVATNMAKELNLTDGNPEKVMQAEDMAELIIAQLKLNRRVFIKNSSIWSTNP from the coding sequence ATGACCGACTTAAAAAATAAAAATGCCCTGATTACAGGAGCTGGAAAAGGTATTGGAAAAGCAATCGCATTGGCTTTGGCCAAAGAAGGAGTCAATGTAATTTTATTGGCACGAAATCAAGACGAAATTGACAATGTAGCCGCTAAAGCACGCTCCTTAAGAGTGAAAGCACTTACAATAACTGCCGATGTAGCCGATATCAATTCAGTAAATGCTGCTGTAGAAAAAGCCTTAGCCGAATTCAAAACTATTGATATTTTAATCAACAATGCTGGAATTGCTGCATTTGGAAAATTCCTGGAATTGGAACCAGCGGCTTGGGAACGCATTATTCAGGTCAATTTAATGGGAACTTATTATGTAACCCGTGCGGTTTTGCCTAATATGATTGAAAGACAAACTGGCGATATCATCAATATTTCTTCAACGGCTGGACTAAACGGAAATGCTTTGACAAGTGCTTATAGCGCTTCCAAATTTGCCGTTTTAGGATTAACCGATTCGTTGATGCAGGAAGTTCGAAAACATAACATTCGAGTAACAGCTTTAACACCAAGTACTGTCGCCACTAATATGGCCAAAGAACTGAACCTTACCGACGGCAATCCCGAAAAAGTAATGCAAGCCGAAGACATGGCCGAATTAATCATCGCCCAACTAAAATTAAACCGACGCGTTTTTATTAAAAACAGTAGTATTTGGTCGACAAATCCGTAA
- a CDS encoding AEC family transporter → MNNFVLIIVFLFLGIVLQKIKRFPTDIYKLFNKIVIYLCLPSLALYYIPKIKLDTNLLFPIGVTWISFTTAILFFGLLGKRMGWSRKLTGCLIMTAGFSNTSFLGFPIIQALYGEEGLKMAIVVDQPGTFVVLSTLGVVIATLYSTGNPNGFYIAKKIIFFPPFIAFLLACFMNVFQFDFHQYIQFGLQKIGSVMTPLAMLSVGLQLHFDKKSKHWKFLKLGLFYKLILTPALIYFLYVVVFDQHSKMIQVSIMEAAMAPMISSSIIAASHGLKPRLCSMMIGFGIPISFVTLVFWYFVASYL, encoded by the coding sequence ATGAACAACTTTGTCCTGATTATTGTTTTCTTGTTTCTTGGAATTGTTTTGCAAAAGATAAAACGTTTTCCAACTGATATTTATAAATTATTCAATAAAATTGTAATATACCTTTGTCTTCCTTCATTGGCACTTTACTACATTCCAAAAATAAAATTAGACACTAATTTATTGTTTCCCATAGGAGTTACTTGGATTAGTTTTACAACAGCCATTTTGTTTTTTGGTTTGTTGGGAAAAAGAATGGGATGGTCCCGAAAATTGACGGGATGCCTGATTATGACTGCGGGTTTTAGCAATACTTCTTTTTTGGGTTTTCCAATTATTCAGGCCTTGTATGGCGAAGAAGGATTGAAAATGGCCATCGTTGTCGACCAGCCGGGAACCTTTGTGGTGCTTTCCACTTTGGGAGTTGTTATTGCGACTTTGTATTCTACAGGGAATCCAAACGGATTTTATATTGCCAAAAAAATTATCTTTTTTCCTCCATTTATAGCTTTTTTATTGGCTTGTTTTATGAATGTTTTTCAATTTGATTTTCATCAATACATCCAGTTTGGTTTGCAGAAAATAGGCAGTGTAATGACACCTCTGGCAATGCTTTCCGTGGGGTTGCAATTGCATTTTGACAAGAAGAGCAAGCATTGGAAATTCTTGAAATTGGGACTTTTCTATAAATTAATTTTGACACCGGCACTAATCTATTTTTTGTATGTGGTTGTTTTTGACCAGCATTCCAAAATGATTCAAGTTTCGATAATGGAGGCTGCGATGGCGCCCATGATTTCGTCAAGTATTATTGCTGCTTCCCATGGTTTGAAACCCAGATTGTGCAGTATGATGATTGGTTTTGGCATACCGATTTCTTTTGTTACCTTGGTGTTTTGGTATTTTGTGGCGAGTTATCTTTGA
- a CDS encoding DUF6929 family protein: MERFTLELLFQIIGLGSASGLIYKDNSLFIISDNSSFLYKYNIPEKELSKIKLFKNSQENIAKKDKFDFESIAIKGNELHLLGSGSTSKREKRITYNLENKEVVEKDLSKLYQNLKHTASIADEELNIEGALFCNKKWHLFQRGNCANSKNGIAILNEKLDENSTIEFTPIQLPKIKHVKTSFTDAILVEDKIYFLATAEDTTSTYDDGEILGSLIGRMDCQTFEIEFTQKISDNQKFEGLTLYKKIETEIQFLICEDNDSDLLETNIYKLSIPL, from the coding sequence ATGGAACGATTCACACTCGAGCTCTTATTTCAAATCATCGGTCTTGGTTCTGCTTCAGGACTCATTTACAAAGACAATTCCTTGTTCATCATTTCTGACAACAGTTCGTTTCTTTACAAATACAATATCCCTGAAAAAGAACTTTCCAAAATAAAACTCTTCAAAAACAGCCAAGAAAACATCGCCAAAAAAGACAAATTCGATTTTGAATCCATCGCTATAAAAGGAAACGAACTCCATCTTTTAGGTTCTGGTTCCACTTCCAAAAGAGAAAAAAGAATAACCTACAATCTTGAAAACAAAGAGGTAGTAGAAAAAGATTTGTCAAAATTGTACCAAAATCTAAAGCACACCGCTTCCATTGCTGATGAGGAACTAAATATTGAAGGCGCATTGTTTTGCAATAAAAAATGGCATTTGTTTCAACGAGGAAACTGCGCTAATTCTAAAAACGGAATCGCAATACTAAATGAAAAACTCGATGAGAACAGTACAATTGAGTTTACTCCAATTCAATTACCAAAAATCAAACACGTAAAAACTTCCTTTACAGATGCCATTTTGGTCGAAGACAAAATTTACTTTTTGGCCACAGCCGAAGACACTACCTCCACTTATGATGACGGAGAAATATTGGGAAGTCTCATTGGTCGAATGGATTGCCAGACATTCGAAATCGAGTTTACGCAAAAAATATCGGACAATCAAAAATTTGAAGGATTGACGCTTTACAAAAAAATCGAAACAGAAATCCAATTCCTGATTTGCGAAGACAATGATTCTGATCTTTTGGAAACAAATATTTATAAATTGTCTATTCCTCTATAA